In one window of Bradyrhizobium sp. AZCC 1721 DNA:
- a CDS encoding lysylphosphatidylglycerol synthase transmembrane domain-containing protein has product MHRLLTALRRGFKEKVGWKRLGIVASLLIIALAITHLVRTLKGVDTGVILTALTEIAPHRIALAALCVVGAFCTLTFYDFFALRTIGKTHVPYRIAALSSFTSYTIGHNIGATVFTGGAIRFRIYSDYGLTAIDVAKICFLSGLTFWLGNLFVLGLGMAWHPEAASAMDLLPPAMNRLIAIGCLAGIAAYFVWLLMGEGRRELGQNGWKVVLPSARLTLLQILIGVVDLGFCALAMYLLMPMAPHIDFVSLAVVFILATLLGFASHAPGSIGVFDAAMLVALPQFGREELLATLVVFRILYFLIPFGISISIMGTREVWLSVVQPWQERRRLSEACTAKARVRQPIKGRQP; this is encoded by the coding sequence ATGCATCGGCTGCTGACCGCGCTCAGGCGTGGCTTCAAGGAGAAGGTCGGCTGGAAACGGCTGGGAATTGTCGCGAGTCTTCTCATCATAGCTCTTGCGATCACCCATCTGGTGCGCACCCTCAAGGGCGTCGACACCGGGGTCATTCTGACTGCGCTGACCGAAATCGCACCGCATCGCATCGCGCTGGCTGCGCTGTGCGTGGTGGGAGCGTTTTGCACGCTGACTTTCTATGATTTCTTTGCCTTGCGAACCATTGGCAAGACGCACGTGCCCTATCGCATCGCCGCGCTGTCGAGCTTCACGAGCTACACCATCGGCCACAATATCGGCGCCACCGTGTTTACCGGCGGCGCGATCAGGTTCCGGATCTATTCGGACTACGGTCTGACGGCGATCGATGTCGCAAAAATCTGCTTCCTCTCGGGCCTCACCTTCTGGCTCGGCAATCTGTTCGTGCTCGGCCTGGGCATGGCTTGGCATCCCGAGGCGGCGTCGGCGATGGACCTGTTGCCGCCGGCCATGAACCGCTTGATCGCGATCGGCTGCCTTGCCGGCATCGCCGCCTATTTCGTCTGGCTATTGATGGGCGAGGGCCGCCGCGAACTCGGCCAGAACGGCTGGAAGGTCGTGTTGCCCTCCGCCCGGCTGACGCTGCTGCAGATCCTCATCGGCGTCGTCGATCTCGGCTTCTGCGCGCTGGCGATGTATCTGTTGATGCCGATGGCGCCGCACATCGATTTCGTTTCGCTGGCGGTGGTATTCATCCTGGCGACGCTGCTCGGTTTTGCCAGCCATGCGCCCGGCAGCATCGGCGTGTTCGACGCGGCGATGCTGGTGGCGCTGCCACAGTTCGGCAGGGAAGAATTGCTGGCGACGCTGGTGGTGTTCCGGATCCTCTACTTCCTGATCCCCTTCGGCATCTCGATTTCGATCATGGGGACGCGCGAAGTCTGGCTCAGCGTGGTGCAGCCCTGGCAGGAACGGCGCCGGCTCAGCGAAGCCTGTACGGCCAAGGCCAGGGTGCGGCAACCGATCAAGGGCCGGCAACCCTGA
- a CDS encoding YciE/YciF ferroxidase family protein produces MGLFTKDIKTMNDLFVHQLQDIYYAEKQLVKALPKMAEKATDKQLKQGFLSHLDETKTHVQRLEEIFRMHGAEVKAVDCPAIDGIIEEADDVAGEIADKAVLDAALINAAQAAEHYEITRYGSLVAWARQLGRNDCASILQKTLDEEKTVDKKLTSLAEGKVNLRAAS; encoded by the coding sequence ATGGGACTGTTCACCAAAGACATCAAGACCATGAACGACCTGTTCGTCCATCAATTGCAGGATATCTACTATGCCGAGAAGCAGCTCGTGAAAGCGCTGCCAAAAATGGCCGAAAAGGCCACCGACAAGCAGCTCAAGCAAGGATTCCTGAGCCATCTCGACGAAACCAAGACGCATGTGCAGCGCCTCGAAGAGATATTCCGTATGCACGGCGCCGAGGTGAAGGCGGTCGATTGCCCGGCGATCGACGGCATCATCGAGGAAGCCGATGATGTCGCGGGCGAGATCGCTGATAAGGCCGTGTTGGACGCGGCCCTGATCAACGCCGCGCAGGCTGCCGAGCACTACGAAATCACCCGTTACGGCAGCCTGGTCGCGTGGGCACGGCAGCTCGGCCGCAACGATTGCGCCAGCATCCTGCAGAAGACGCTCGATGAGGAAAAGACGGTCGACAAGAAGCTGACCTCGCTGGCGGAAGGCAAGGTTAACCTGCGAGCCGCAAGCTGA